One window of uncultured Methanoregula sp. genomic DNA carries:
- a CDS encoding DNA topoisomerase IV subunit A gives MSKEELEKKAMISLLNIASAWYDQMKSGEIPSISLPSRTKYNIEFDDASEVWKYGDKESMRTAASAKSATHLLKMAYVIAFIKQQLKENRSSTLREMYYISEGWKRAKFGAQDESNFLIEDLEILSDVPREGFHLHPEENGASIYGPMRIREETRRGMKTLHCQDDVGQAGYTIPNNVENIEFVDHDAKFVIAIETGGMYDRLIENGFDEEHNAILVHLKGQPARSTRRMLNKISSNWDLPILVFTDGDPWSYRIFGSVAYGAIKSAHMSELLVTPKAQFIGLQPSDIRDYNLPSDKLTEKDVEALKSELTDPRFATDYWRKQINLQLELNLKSEQQAFAARGLDFVTKKYLPARLADMGILKN, from the coding sequence GCGCCTGGTACGACCAGATGAAATCCGGCGAGATCCCGTCGATCTCGCTTCCCTCCCGTACAAAATACAATATCGAGTTCGATGATGCAAGCGAAGTCTGGAAGTACGGGGACAAGGAGAGCATGCGGACGGCGGCATCCGCCAAGAGCGCAACGCACCTCCTGAAAATGGCCTATGTCATCGCCTTCATCAAGCAGCAGCTCAAGGAAAACCGCTCCTCAACGCTGAGAGAAATGTATTACATTTCCGAGGGCTGGAAGCGTGCAAAGTTCGGTGCGCAGGACGAGAGCAATTTCCTGATCGAAGACCTGGAAATCCTCTCGGATGTCCCGCGTGAAGGGTTTCACCTCCATCCCGAGGAGAACGGGGCATCGATCTATGGCCCGATGCGGATCCGTGAGGAGACCCGGCGCGGGATGAAGACCCTTCACTGCCAGGATGATGTCGGGCAGGCCGGCTATACCATCCCGAACAATGTGGAGAATATCGAGTTCGTGGACCATGATGCCAAGTTCGTGATTGCCATAGAGACCGGTGGTATGTACGACCGTCTGATCGAGAACGGGTTTGACGAGGAACACAACGCGATCCTCGTTCACCTCAAGGGGCAACCCGCCCGCTCGACCCGGCGGATGCTCAACAAGATCAGTTCGAACTGGGATCTCCCCATTCTCGTCTTTACGGATGGCGACCCGTGGTCGTACCGCATCTTTGGTTCGGTTGCCTACGGTGCGATCAAAAGTGCTCACATGTCGGAACTGCTCGTGACCCCGAAAGCCCAGTTCATCGGCCTTCAGCCCAGCGATATCCGGGATTACAACCTCCCCTCCGACAAGCTGACCGAGAAGGATGTCGAGGCCCTGAAATCAGAGCTTACGGATCCCCGGTTTGCCACGGATTACTGGAGAAAGCAGATCAACCTCCAGCTTGAACTGAACCTGAAGTCGGAACAACAGGCATTCGCTGCCCGGGGGCTGGACTTTGTTACGAAGAAGTATTTACCGGCACGGCTGGCGGATATGGGGATATTGAAAAACTGA